The region GCTAAATAAGCGCCAGGACAGCATCGACATCTGTTCAAGCTTTGGGAAATTAGCGCTTAGGCTGAGAGCCGCGCTTTGTTGGAGGAAATCGCAGATATGACTTGGACAACCCCCATCATCACGGAAATCTGCATCGGCATGGAAGTCACGAGCTACCTTTCCGCCGAAATCTGACGGTCACGCTCGATTCCTCATTGTTTCATGATTGGCGCGCGCCTTGCGCATTCTCGTCCTGGGTTCGGCGGCGGGTGGAGGCTTTCCGCAATGGAATTGCCTCTGCCCGGTTTGCCAGCTTGCCTGGAGTGGCGATAAGCGCGTCAAGGCGCGCAGCCAATCAAGTCTCGCCGTCAGCGCCGATGGAGAGCGCTGGCTTCTCCTGAATGCCTCGCCGGACCTCCGCCAGCAGATCATCGCTTCGCCAAGCCTGCACCCGCGCGGCGCCAAGCGGCATTCGCCGATCCGGGCGGTTTTTGTCACCAATGCCGACGTCGATCATCTCGCCGGGCTCTTAATCCTCCGCGAACAGCAAAGCTTGACGCTCTTTGGAAGCCGCGCCACCTTGGCGCAAACAAGTTCCGGGATGTTTGGCGTTTTGAACCCGCAGCTTGTTGACAGGCATCCCGTTGATCTCGATACAACCGTGGATACCGGACTTGGCATCTTCGTAAAACCTTTCGCGG is a window of Methylocapsa sp. D3K7 DNA encoding:
- the pqqB gene encoding pyrroloquinoline quinone biosynthesis protein PqqB, whose amino-acid sequence is MRILVLGSAAGGGFPQWNCLCPVCQLAWSGDKRVKARSQSSLAVSADGERWLLLNASPDLRQQIIASPSLHPRGAKRHSPIRAVFVTNADVDHLAGLLILREQQSLTLFGSRATLAQTSSGMFGVLNPQLVDRHPVDLDTTVDTGLGIFVKPFAVPGKVALYLEDENLAVGAETETTIGLEISDGGKSFFYVPGCAEINQRVLERLSQAELVFFDGTTFTDGEMVELDLSQKTARRMGHVAMSGAEGSLKRLASCGIGRKIYVHINNTNPVLIEDSPQRMEAASAGWDIAYDGMEISL